GGATTCAAGTGAAAAAAACTACTTCTCTGCAAAGTCAGGTAAGGCTGCATACTTATGACCTTGTAACCCACACTCTCGACCAAATAAACAAATGGGGTTCAATTGGGTTTAGCCTAGTGCGAGCTATGTCCTCAAACTAGACCATTCAATTGTCTCAGTCGGCCCGGACAGCCAGACCCCATCTCTTTGCTCAAGTAGAAGTACTTATTAATGCCATCAGTGTTAGGGGAGGAAATTTATTTATGAAATGATCTCATATTGTAATTTGacagttagggttagggtttacctaaaaggaaaattagggttagcgAAACTACATATATCCTTGCTATTCAAAACTAACCTGTCGATTCaccctttttgttttaaaaCTTCTGTTTGCAACGTGTAACATGACCATTGGATTTCCCCCAAATGCCAAAAGCTatcattttataaaattatactTTGAATGGACAAATTGTTTACATGAGTCTTCCAAACAAGTCAAAGTACTTCAAAAGCATGTCCAAAGCGACAAGAAAGTTACAAATATGCCACTAGTTTCCATAAGCATTAAATAGTATTTTGTAATTTAAATTGAATGAAACTTTTAGGGTTAGGGCAAACAAGGATTGCTGATCTTTAAGCACGTTAATGCTATTTTTGATACTTAAGTAACAACTcaatgagggtattttggtacaTCTATATTTGGAGGATGAGTCTCTTAACTAATTTTGAAGGATTAAACTTATCAAAACACCCTAACTTGATAAACTTACCAAGAAAACTCAATATTTGTCACGTGGCAAATTCAATGGGGCTCAAATTTATTGAATAAGTAGACCCCAAGATCTCTTactcacatgtaaaattttaatctaaccAGAGTTTGCCAAGTAACAAAATATTGGACCGAGTACCATATGACATGATAGATATTCCAAGGGATGTACTAACTATTCAATGATATAAGATAAGTAACGGAGATTTGGGATGCTTCAATATGGGACTTTATGAAGATAAAATATCTTAATTCACATGTTTTGGTGATTGAATGGGACTTTAGGAATAGTGTCAAAAGTATTTCAGACTTTGTACAATGAAGGACAAATTGCAGAATTAACACTAATAACCAATGGTTAGAAGGGTTAAAGGAGGTATTATGGAAAACTCATCAAATAAGAAAGGGGTAGAATGGTAACGTGGGTGGGGGTGTGCAGTTTCAATGTACTattaaggaagagagaaagtgtCAATGTAAGACCCACATGGTCAGAATGTAAGCAGACATGAAAAAATATTCCCACATTATGAGCGTAGGGATTTTTTCACTAATACTTTATATTTGAAAGGAAGCATTGCATCTTGGTTATTAGTTTGAGAAGTAGTCACCTGAAACATTGTTGGTTTCGGGTTGCATGCTTCCCTAGTTGGACAAGGGATTTAGGGAAAAGTACACTTGATAATTAAGCTTCGTCAATAGGAGGTATAATTATAGCCAATTTGTCCAAGAAAAACACAGTCAAAATGTGTTGGATTCTCAATCATGGTTTGAAGAACTAGTATTGGATTGGTTGATTCATATTAGTATCGATAGAGACTGATATCGATTCTTGGCCGGTCCAATTTGGAAGTTGGGCTCACATTCACATATGTGAGCGTACGAGAATGGCTCCCAGCTGTTCAAATGGAATCCATCCATATGGGTCCCACAAAGTAGATTCCCTCTGAACAGCTAGGAGCCGTTCTCGTACACTCACGTACGTGCATGTGAGTTGGACTCCAACATTGGTGGATGGTATAGACCAAGGGTACacaggtaaaaaaaaaaggggctaAATCTGTTCGATCCAGATTGATACGGATCGATCTTGATTAGTTGTGAAGAGCTCGTCGAGACATTCAAATCGATATGTTTTGAGACATTTGTTATGTTTTGGTTCGACTCTGACTAGTTGGTCATTTTTGGGTTCTAGAggtaattttgtactttttgggttagggcttgtctatataattttcttttctctaagAAGCTTGTATGAAAGGTTTTGTAACATTCAAAGATAGTGAAATTTGTTCTATTACTCAACGGGGAAAGTAGCTTCCCATTTTAGGAGTAAACCATGTAAACTTTGGTGTTGTGCATTGTggtcttctctattttttcgtGTTCTTCTACAAATCATCATTCTTGGGCATTGTTCTCTTAACCCTTCATTCGTGTCGAACTCTCTCCCATAGATAAATTTGTAGGTGAAACGAAGAGTGAAGATACATAATTCAACCAACAGTACTGAATGTTATCAACCCCTTACTAGTTAAAGTCCAAATTAAGAACGCTCAGATTTTGCAGTAAAAGATGTGGTCGGTGGATGTGCGGGAACGATCAGTGCTTGCGGCCTTCCACACAAACAGTGGGAGCCAAAAGaccaacagagagagagagagagagagtaagtaAGGGGGTGGGGCCCGTgggggttgggttggggaggATGGTGGTGGGCCGCATCATCTTGAGGAGTAAACATAGAGTCTGCAAGGTTCCTTcgctgttttttttgtttggtaataaGCCTCTTTCGCTGTCGCCGTATCATAATTAGTGCTGGGAACAGATAAATCTCAGAGTCTCTGATGACCACAAATCAGAAGTCTTGGATTTAATGGGTGGATCTCGCCACGTGGATAAATCTTTCTTTGATTGAAGGGCACAgatctcctcttcctctcctctatAAAACCCAAACCATCCTCCGCTCCTCTACCTCACCCCTCTCCATTTCTCCAATCTTtaataatttcttcttcttcttcttcagtttttgTTCCTTTAAAACTATAAGAAAACATTAAACTAAGAGTCCAGAGAGATGAAGAGTTGCAGAGTTTCATTATCGAAACTGGATCGAAAGACAATTGAAAGAAACAGAAGAATGCAAATGAAAGGCCTTTGCTTCAAACTTGCTTCTCTCATTCCTCGCCACTACAACTCTTCTAAGGTCtcttatatctctctctctctctgtttctaattataataattttatttcaCTTCCAAAGCTTTCTAATATGAAATCTTTTCAATGTTTTAATTTTCAGGAAATATCATCACAGCAAGATCGATTAGACCATGCCGCAAGCTATATAAAGGAATTGCAACAAAGAGTGGAAgaattgaaaagaaagaagcaatACTTAGCCATGGATATGAATGGAACCAATAATGACTCCAAAGAAGATAAAATGATAACTGGTTCTAATTTACCAGTAATTGAATTGAGGGACTTTGGTCATAGCTTGGAGGTCACTTTGATTAGTGGGTTGAATACAAATTTCATGTTTTATGAAGTTATTAGTgttcttggagaagaaggagCAGAAATTGTTAATGCAAGCTTCTCTGTGGTGGGTGATAAGATTTTCCACACTTTCCATtctcaggtaattaattaatctTAATTCAACTTAATTTGTACTAAGATTGATGGTTAATTTCaagcttaattaattaatcaattaattaaCACTGTAATGGGTTCTTTTTTGAAGGCTGCTAGCTCAAGAGTAGGAGTAGAGACTTCAAGGTTATATCAGCGATTGAAGGAGTTGGTTCATTATTAGTTCTTTTGCAGAAGAGATTCTAGTTTAATTTGATATTCACTTGGGATGATTCTAGTAATTGTAAAgagtttctttctctttcaattctCTCTTTGCAAGATTGTAATACTGTTTTGGAGGATCAGAATAGAGTGGTTTACAAGCAATCAAAGTATGTATTTTGTTAACCGTACATGCTTTATTGCTTTTATGATAACAATAATtaagcaaaagaaagaagaagaaaattctgAGTAGTTCTcctcaaaatgaaaaattaaatcGATTTGTGTGAAACTGTTATGATCCCATCTcagtcatatatatatatatatatatatgggggtTGATTTTATATTGGTTATAAAAGTAATTTGATATGGATTGATATTACCCCAAGTTCGTATCAGTGGTATCAGAACAATCATTCTTCGATCCTAACCTTCACATATAAAGGGCGATTTCGTGCCAGTCAATGATATAAGACACATTCATTTAGCATGAATTGATAAGCTTGGGATCTACCAATCCACAAAATACTTATTtctatttatcatatatatagtataaaaaaaaaatttgaaaccaaaactAATAGCAATAAGAAAATCCAGCAAGTTAGAAAAACACAAAGATCGAGAACAAATTGAAACCagttttgatagaaaaaaagaagataagatTTATAATAATGATTGTGTAATCTATCTAAAACTCTTACCATATATGCTTGcagttttatttttcaaattaaagagGTTAATTAAGttataacataaaataaaatttagggaaaaaagagactgtctgggagtgtggttCCTATGCCTAGACCCAGACCCTTGCGAAATGATCGACCCTcacccatgaaaggtggaaatctaGCCTATGTTGATGTCTCTACGTGAACTCCCATTGGCACcctattgatttgatttcactaCCCTTTCCCTTATTTCCAGTGCCACCAGATGGAGCTTAAGTAGCTACTTGCTAATAGTGTCTTTCCACAACATTTatataattaaaatataaaatggttaaaatttaaaaattatcaACTGATTTAGCTTGAGCAAAACCACGTCTCTTACCAACCACTCAATCGAATTTAGCTCGTCCCCAGGGAGCCCAACACGTCCAAGGTGCATCCAAccattgggctgtgccacacacatccctaggcgtgcaCCAAGATGTGTTTTGCTGGTCAATGTTTCCATGTATTCGTACTCTACCCATCATGTCCCATTCTCAGATCATGATTGCCACCTATAGGCAAAGGAAGGATGAAAACTTCCATCAATGGGTCATACTCAAGcaactttatttgaaattttatgtACGAAACTTTACTAATGAGCCATGTTCAGCAGAAATATTGGAAGTTTTTTCAatattgtgttttgtttttagttGCAGAAATAGGGTACCTCATTTTGacttggtttcttcaatttttgtttggtttcacTTATTTCCTACATGGTTGATAAATGCTTTTTCAGCATTAATGTAATGGTTTTCTTTGATTTGGTAATATAGCTATTCTTTCTATTCTGTGTCACAAGATGGAAATGAAATGGACTGAAACTAATTTTTCAAAGTGACCAACTTAAAAACCAGCAGTGAAGAGATATATAGTTCATAGTTAAAATCAGAGTAGAGAGCTAGAGACTAAAGCTGTGTTTGGCACGCATTCTAGGTTgatcgatttcgcattctcggacaattaaaacaactatttttatcatttgagaatgcaaaattgacttagaatgcataccaaacgctgccttACTGTTTATCTAGGTTAAACATGACCACCTAATTAACAATTCCAAATTTTAGTTAAATTTGGCAGTACATGAGTTAGTCCTTGTAATAGAGGACCCCATATATATCTTAATGATCAAATTCTAATGCCAAGTAAGCAAAGAAAACTGCTCAAACTCTGTTTCAAAGTTTAATAAAATTACAACAATACAATCAAATGgtgatgaatataaaatacaaagtgacatcttttgtaattttagctacttcctccactcattttaagctgaaattctACTAATGAAATATTTGTCTactcctctatcacatggatcaACCCATATACAGCCATGAGGTAAATAGTGAAGCTTTATATGTCACTAAGGATAGTGACAGAAAAGAAAACCCTTACAACTATGATTTAACAAATTcacttgaaatttgaaaaagcATCCATTCTAAACACCATTTGGAATATTCAAAAATATACGAAAATGGATCTTATGTTGGCACATGCAACATATGACCAATAATTAAAAGGATCAAATTTTTTGTTTGCCCctaacaaaaaagagagaatctctACACTCATGAGTTCTAACGTTTGAATGTAATTTATAGAAAATTAGTAAGAAATGTATTTCGAGCCTTCCTTAATAAGAAtaaggggtgttgttctctgtgccgcagcacagtttgtgtccaggcacatgggatgggcacaatgaccactcTGCCCCCTGTACAGACTTttcatgtgcctgggcacaggctgcgctgtgacacagagaacattctccctaagaataatgatgaaatcaTAGTGATGGAAGAAGAAAACTTTCTTGATAATCAGAACGTGAAAAATGTTGAACTACCAAATTATATTTGTGTTGACTGGAAAGTTTGAAATATTAACCTTAAAGACCGACTGCAAATATAACAATAACTTGAACCACTTTGTAACGGTTTGTGTGTACGTTATCTATGAGTTATAGAAGTGAAAATGACTTGAGAAGGAAGGTGGGGGGCTTCATATGTAACCTCAAAAACCATAGGGGCATCAGAGCCAAAGAATTATTGATGGGTGGGAAAAACTTGGATGTTGCATCTATGTGGCAATAATTTGTCATGTGTCTCATATCTTGGAATCATCAGGACCCACCCTATTCACTAGACCCTTTCTCATGGAATATATTCTTTTTCGTGTATGGATTGGGTTTTCTTTCCCATCACTATGCCTGGTGAAGTTTAACACTGTGTTATTTGTCACATGATGGTGTGCGAGGTAGTCTATGTGATAGATGATCGAGAAAGAATATTCCATGTGATTCTTATTGGTATAATTttagcttaaaatgagtagagggaCTAACTAAAATAACTAAATACGTCATTTTGTATTCTAtacatctccatttgatggtattttaacaattttattaaaactttgatgaatcagagtttgagcaactttccttgcttactttggattataattgtttttatttttgatattaCGCATAACTCCCACCTTATTTGTGCCTTGTGGAAGATTGAGGTAGcaattttaaactcaaattaAATGGTACACCCTCACATGTACATTCTTTGTAGTTTTaaagatttaaaaattttttttttttttttgacacttCACAAACTTTTGTTTGaactgaaatttgacaaatgaaACGGTGAGAACTTTGGGTCTATATCAACAAAAATTGGTCCTATCAAAGGTTGTTATTTGGGCTACCTTGAAAAAAATTGCAAGCGAACCCCTATGGAAAAACTCACTTCCAATTTTCCCTTCCAATTTACTAAATTGGTTAATGTACATGGAGATGCAATACATGGTATTtgatgaaaaaggaaaagaatgctaTCAGGCTGCATAGCATATGCTAGCGTCTCCCtatatctatctctcttctccacaATAGAGggcagatatgtcatttcataggaagaagaagagagatagacacatggaggCACTAGGGTACGTTACATTGTTGGACATGGAACTCAATCCATTGATTAAATCAGACTATAAAATTTGGCACATAACTAATCTATTTAGGCAATGTTTGGTTGCCaagaaaatattcaaaaatttgaatttaagGTGAGAGATAGACATGAATTAAGAACTTTGATGAACTTTTATATATGCAAGCCATGAGAATTGGGTTTTCCCCATAGTGGGGGACCCTATGGATAATTTTTTCCCCAAACAATAAATTACagttaagaaagagaaaagaatcaCCAAATGGGAGCTATCTTCATAAATTTCTTCCTTTATTacatgatcatcatcatcaatgtTCTTGAGTTACCTCTTTAATGGCTAATGGATGAAAGACGTGGGGGTGACACCATTTGGAGATTCCATTTATTGCAACAAAATTTCAAGTATATATCACAAACATATCTCGTGAGCCACTTTTCAATACCGGTACGTTGGGGGTAGAAAAGTAATTTCATATTAACTGGTCCGTGCCCCGATCGTGAAGAAAGTACTTTGTGCCCCCTTCGCCAACTATTTATATGACGAGCTCATCCTCAACGGCTATAAAGTTTGAAGGTTGTTGACATATCGATTGGACACGTTTGTCATTGTTGGAAAAGTACCGGCATATTTCAACTTCTGTCCTTACGGCTTCAGCTTCCATTGATTCAAAGCGAACACCAAAAATACGAACGTTGCTCCAAcgttccaaaatccaaaatttaaaacccAGCTCCTCAACTGAAACTTAATTTTTcacagaaataaaaaataaagtttcgAAGCAGGTCCTGGAATCGTCCGTGCTGGGTTTTGTTCTTCCTTCAAAGCCCAACGTTCTGATCTCCTCGATGTTCTTGGGAAGACAACTGGAAAAGCCCAGTTTCTTCGAGCATATCTGATGAATTCTTCTGCCGTGTTCTTCTTTAACCGCAAACATCTAGTTTGTTGGTTTTATTCGGATTGTACATCAAGAATCGAAAATGTTATGAGGTAAATTTGTTACATTTCTATCACGTAGGATTAGTGCTTTCTTCCATGTTAAACTTCCATTCCTTTCCGGGTTTCTTTAGGTTCTTTTGATTCCACTCAAAACAAGCCAATTTTTAACTCAATAATTTTCCTCCGCGTTGTTTGTTGTGATTCTTGTTGAATGTGGTTCAACACCCAGTCCCAAACCGAATCCTTATTCCCTTGATCCTTCTTCTTTGTCCAAAAAAGATAGTTATTTTCACTCTGTGTCAACCCTCGTAAATTATGGCGGTATTGGCTCCTGGAATTCTATTGAAGCTCCTCCATGGAATGCAAACAGGGGTTAAACCTACTGGTGAGCACAGGAGCTCACTTCTGCAGGTGACAGATATCGTACCAGCAGATCTCGACGAGAAGAGTCTCTGGCCTAAACACGGTTTCCACATAAAGGTTTCTGATTCTTCACATTCAATCTATGTCAGCCTGCCTTTCGAAGAAGATGATCTAGTCCTCAGCAACACGATGCAGCTCGGTCAGTTCATCTACGTGGACAGATTGGAGCCAGGGTCCCCTGTTCCAATCATCAAAGGCACAAAGCCTCTTCCTGGTCGACACCCTCTGGTGGGCACACCTGAACCGATAAAGAGTCTCAGAGACGAAGGGGACAAAATTGAACAGAGAACCTTTAATTCAAAACTCTCTGGTCACAGAAGAGGCTTTTGGGATAGCTCAGCTGATGttgcttcttcctctccttctatCATGAAACCAAGTCCTTTGCATTTTGATCAGAATACACCAAAAAAGGATAGGCCCAGTCCGAAGAGAACAGGGGGCAATTTTCCAAATTCTCCACTGATCAGAGGGAGAATGGTTAAGGATGAAAATTCAAGCATGGTTTTCAGATCTTCAGTAGGTGGGCTTTTGTCTAAGATGTCAGATTCAAAGGGAGAAAGCCCTGTCCATGTCAGGAAGAGCTGTGTTACCCCTTTTTCTGTCTTTAaagttacaaggagcaagagtgtGTTCGAACCAGAGCCAATGATCCCAAAAAGTCTCTTCAACAATACTGTAGGTACATTTTTCCTCTGTACCATTTTTGTAACTCTGCAATATAACTGGAGACAATTGTACTTTCTCCCAATTCTTGGGTACTACCCAAAAGCTAGTCCATTCCCAAAGAACTGCAGATATTGAAACAGTCCAAGTTAAATAGTTCAGTTTCCCTGAACAAGTTTTGGAGATGAACTAAATTATTATGTCTATTCTGCTTACTCCAGGAAAAGAAGAGTTCAACTCCCCCTTCCAGATTAAGAAATGTAAGAGTAGAAGCCTCTTCCAAACAGGCAGGGGAAGAACAGAAACAGAACAACTCAAATTCCAATGGAACTTCAACTCCCCCTTCCAGATTAAGAAATGTAAGAGTAGAAGCCTCTTCCAAACAGGCAGGGGAAGAACAGAAACAGAACAACTCAAATTCCAATGGAACTTTACAACTGCAATCTCAATCTGGTAATTCGAAATCCAAGCACGGTGGTAGTCTGTCCATGTCTTTACCTGGAAACCTTAGTGTGCTTGGAAAGGTAACATTataatttgggatttttaatgcatttccatttaaaaaaatccatttcaaAATCCATATTTTTAACTATGACAGGAAGCCATTCAACAGAGAGAAACAGCTCAGAAGAATGCTCTTCAAGCACTACGAGATGCCTCTGCCTCTGAAAGTTTAGTACGAGTTCTCAGGTATTGACATCGTTCAAAATTCCTTGCCTTCATGGTTGTAGTTTTTAATTCTGTTCATCTTTTCGCTCTTTGGAACTTTAAATGATTAATAAAGTACTCATTATTCCCTACAGGATGCTTTCAGACTTGGCAAAAAATGCAAAACCAGATGCTCCAGCTGACTGTTTTGATCAGTTTCTGGAGTTTCATCACCAAATGGTGCAAGCAGTGACTGACATGGAGTCAATTCAAGCAGCTACATGTAGTGAAATGGTTGAAACCCCAACTGCCAAGCAGACAGAACGGTGGAAGATAAAAGCTGAAGAAAATTCCAACATCTTACAAGAAAATAACTCGATAGACCAAAACAAGCAGACAGATTTAcattcatcaaagagaagttcaGCATTATGCAAGTCACTTGCAGCCATGCCAGAAAGAAGTGATTTCAAGACAACCCCTGGGAAGCACCTGAGATCAAACTTGAGCCAGAAATTTTCTTTAGAAAGGATAGGTGGATCCACCCCAAAAGGAAAGTTGCTCCCTGAAGCTACCTTGGAGAATGATGAGAACAAGTCACTTGCAGCAATGCCAGAAAGAAGTGATGTCAAGACAACAACCCCTGGGAAGCACCTGAGATCAAACTTGAACCAGaaattttctttggaaaggataGGTGGATCCACCCCAAAAGGAAAGTTGCCCCCTGAAGCTACCTTGGAGAATGTTGAGAATATGAAACCAGCACCTTGCAGGTTCAATAATACCATCAAATTGGGTAAACGGATTGAAACAGAAGCCGGAAACTGGTTTATGGACTTCTTAGAGAAAGCGCTGGAAGCAGGTATGAAGAAATCGAGAGGAACGGCAGACAGTGACAGTTGCAAAGTCTCACAATCTCTCATGCTCAAGGTTATAAACTGGGTGAAGGTTGAGCAGTGTGATAGCAGTAAGAGGCCAGTTCACCCTAGAGCAGCACAAATAGCCAGGAAGTTAAGAATCAAGATGAAAAATCCTTGAATTGATGTAATGATTGAATTCCaattaataagagataatgccTCATGGAACTCTGCTCTGTGTAGGAACGGCAGACAGTGACAGTTGCAAAGTCTCACAATCTCTCATGCTCAAGGTTATAAACTGGGTGAAGGTTGAGCAGTGTGATAGCAGTAAGAGGCCAGTTCACCCTAGAGCAGCACAAATAGCCAGGAAGTTAAGAATCAAGATGAAAAATCCTTGACTTGATGTAATGATTGAATTCCaattaataagagataatgccTCATGGAACTCTGCTCTGTGTTCTAGGATAGCTCTCTAAAAACAGGACATTTAACTATTTAAGTGAGTAGAGGGCGAAAACTTCGCTTGCAACACTTACAGTGGTTCTCACTGCTGTTGTAATTGTGAGAAAGGGGAATGGCATATGCAGGCTGTTTTGACCTCTGataattaagaaaagaaagaaaaaatttgacAGCCCTTTTTTCTTAAATAAACAAGTAGAGGTGATCCCTGACTTTTGTGCTCTTGAAGATCTGCACTTGCATTGCCAACCATTTTTTTCCTGTGTCACTTAATATTGTCTTAATGAAACCTACATGAAAATATCTAACTTACACCTAAATAGTCCTCCCATATGTGCTTGTAACTTCCATAGATTCCAGCTTTCCCACAAGAGATAATATATTCAGTTCCaacatgtatattttttttgtcaattaAAATTTGTAGCCACATCAACTGTACTATCAACTGacatgaatttaatttttttttttttgtcaatgaGAGTGAAAATAACTAGTTTATATTAAACTACATCAAGTAgagtttatattttttttgtcaattaGTGCTCTTGGACTGAAACTCATCATCTGAGTATAGAGGAACTGAGACCACCCACAGAAGTTTGTCTCAGACAGATTGTCCACATTCTGTGGAGCAGAGAACATGGACTTTCCATTGACAAACAACTAGTTTATATTAAATATCTCAGCCTCTTGCATGTAAAAAATTATACATATCTTAGCTTTTGCAGATAATGCAAAATAACATTACTACAACTCCAAATTCTTTAATCCGCAAAAAATGTTAGTAGGTTTGATATTCAACACTAATTAGAAGCTGCTTTTGGTAGATAAACCATTATTTTTCTGTATTGATAATACATGAGTCTGACCCATATTTTGGCAGCATTTTCCACCAATTACTTGTGTCACAAGCAGATGATTTTGGTCAATCAGAGCTTTATTATCTTTAGGTGTTTCTATGATGAGGTACAAAAAGATATAAATGGAACAAGATCTCCAGATTTTCCCAAGCTTCATAATCAAAAGTGTTACAACGACAGGGCAGCAACATTTACCTCTTAGGTTTCACTGTTCTGTTTTAGGAACTCAAGGTCCTTCATCTGTAATCTAACTGCTTCTTCTGATAAAGACTTGGGCTCAGGGAAACTTTCATCTTCACTACCTTCAGCAATCTTCTTTGCCTTGGATCCAACAATCCTAGCTATCTCAGATTGCCCAACTGAGGGAAAAACTGCATTAAGAATGATAGAGACCAAtctctcgtcttcttcttctatggggTCCTTTCCAAAACAACAAACGTAGATAGCATCAAGGGCTTTCTCAGCTCGAACCTCCATTGGAATTGCTGGAGTAGCAACCTTCAGCTTTGCTCGCCTCTGCATTTAGACATCCCTTTGTCAAGCATTGTTCTTAAAACAGTTCCTAACATGATCAAAAAATTCAGGCATGTCGGAAAGGTAGGTTGAAGACAAAATAATTTAGTGCCATCCGATTATGGAATCAGAATGCTGCTGTGAG
The nucleotide sequence above comes from Telopea speciosissima isolate NSW1024214 ecotype Mountain lineage chromosome 3, Tspe_v1, whole genome shotgun sequence. Encoded proteins:
- the LOC122656070 gene encoding transcription factor bHLH162-like, which translates into the protein MKSCRVSLSKLDRKTIERNRRMQMKGLCFKLASLIPRHYNSSKEISSQQDRLDHAASYIKELQQRVEELKRKKQYLAMDMNGTNNDSKEDKMITGSNLPVIELRDFGHSLEVTLISGLNTNFMFYEVISVLGEEGAEIVNASFSVVGDKIFHTFHSQAASSRVGVETSRLYQRLKELVHY
- the LOC122656065 gene encoding uncharacterized protein LOC122656065 isoform X2, which codes for MAVLAPGILLKFLHGMQTGVKPTGEHRSSLLQVTDIVPADLYEKSLWPKHGFHIKVSDSSHSIYVSLPFEEDDLVLSNTMQLGQFIYVDRLEPGSPVPIIKGTKPLPGRHPLVGTPEPIKSLRENGDKIEQRTFNSKLSGHRRGFWDSSADVASSSPSIMKPSPLHFDQNTPKKDRPSPKRTGGNFPNSPLIRGRMVKDENSSMVFRSSVGGLLSKMSDSKGESPVHVRKSCVTPFSVFKVTRSKSVFEPEPMIPKSLFNNTEKKSSTPPSRLRNVRVEASSKQAGEEQKQNNSNSNGTSTPPSRLRNVRVEASSKQAGEEQKQNNSNSNGTLQLQSQSGNSKSKHGGSLSMSLPGNLSVLGKEAIQQRETAQKNALQALRDASASESLVRVLRMLSDLAKNAKPDAPADCFDQFLEFHHQMVQAVTDMESIQAATCSEMVETPTAKQTERWKIKAEENSNILQENNSIDQNKQTDLHSSKRSSALCKSLAAMPERSDFKTTPGKHLRSNLSQKFSLERIGGSTPKGKLLPEATLENDENKSLAAMPERSDVKTTTPGKHLRSNLNQKFSLERIGGSTPKGKLPPEATLENVENMKPAPCRFNNTIKLGKRIETEAGNWFMDFLEKALEAGMKKSRGTADSDSCKVSQSLMLKVINWVKVEQCDSSKRPVHPRAAQIARKLRIKMKNP
- the LOC122656065 gene encoding uncharacterized protein LOC122656065 isoform X3 — its product is MAVLAPGILLKLLHGMQTGVKPTGEHRSSLLQVTDIVPADLDEKSLWPKHGFHIKVSDSSHSIYVSLPFEEDDLVLSNTMQLGQFIYVDRLEPGSPVPIIKGTKPLPGRHPLVGTPEPIKSLRDEGDKIEQRTFNSKLSGHRRGFWDSSADVASSSPSIMKPSPLHFDQNTPKKDRPSPKRTGGNFPNSPLIRGRMVKDENSSMVFRSSVGGLLSKMSDSKGESPVHVRKSCVTPFSVFKVTRSKSVFEPEPMIPKSLFNNTEKKSSTPPSRLRNVRVEASSKQAGEEQKQNNSNSNGTLQLQSQSGNSKSKHGGSLSMSLPGNLSVLGKEAIQQRETAQKNALQALRDASASESLVRVLRMLSDLAKNAKPDAPADCFDQFLEFHHQMVQAVTDMESIQAATCSEMVETPTAKQTERWKIKAEENSNILQENNSIDQNKQTDLHSSKRSSALCKSLAAMPERSDFKTTPGKHLRSNLSQKFSLERIGGSTPKGKLLPEATLENDENKSLAAMPERSDVKTTTPGKHLRSNLNQKFSLERIGGSTPKGKLPPEATLENVENMKPAPCRFNNTIKLGKRIETEAGNWFMDFLEKALEAGMKKSRGTADSDSCKVSQSLMLKVINWVKVEQCDSSKRPVHPRAAQIARKLRIKMKNP
- the LOC122656065 gene encoding uncharacterized protein LOC122656065 isoform X1; its protein translation is MAVLAPGILLKLLHGMQTGVKPTGEHRSSLLQVTDIVPADLDEKSLWPKHGFHIKVSDSSHSIYVSLPFEEDDLVLSNTMQLGQFIYVDRLEPGSPVPIIKGTKPLPGRHPLVGTPEPIKSLRDEGDKIEQRTFNSKLSGHRRGFWDSSADVASSSPSIMKPSPLHFDQNTPKKDRPSPKRTGGNFPNSPLIRGRMVKDENSSMVFRSSVGGLLSKMSDSKGESPVHVRKSCVTPFSVFKVTRSKSVFEPEPMIPKSLFNNTEKKSSTPPSRLRNVRVEASSKQAGEEQKQNNSNSNGTSTPPSRLRNVRVEASSKQAGEEQKQNNSNSNGTLQLQSQSGNSKSKHGGSLSMSLPGNLSVLGKEAIQQRETAQKNALQALRDASASESLVRVLRMLSDLAKNAKPDAPADCFDQFLEFHHQMVQAVTDMESIQAATCSEMVETPTAKQTERWKIKAEENSNILQENNSIDQNKQTDLHSSKRSSALCKSLAAMPERSDFKTTPGKHLRSNLSQKFSLERIGGSTPKGKLLPEATLENDENKSLAAMPERSDVKTTTPGKHLRSNLNQKFSLERIGGSTPKGKLPPEATLENVENMKPAPCRFNNTIKLGKRIETEAGNWFMDFLEKALEAGMKKSRGTADSDSCKVSQSLMLKVINWVKVEQCDSSKRPVHPRAAQIARKLRIKMKNP